Proteins from a single region of Anaerolineae bacterium:
- the asnS gene encoding asparagine--tRNA ligase, whose amino-acid sequence MARIVRIEDIARHVGEEVIIRGWLYHKTDKGRLQFLQVRDGTGIMQAVVFQKNVSPQAFESARRLTQESSLIVTGTVRQDQRAPGIPGGYELDVQDLTVLQFAQDYPITPKEHGVEFLLDRRHLWIRSSRQWAILRIRAEIIRAIRNWLDDHGFLLVDTPILTPSAAEGTSTLFPTDYHGIPAYLTQSGQLYNEANIFAFGKVYCFGPTFRAEKSKTRRHLQEFWMVEPEIAFCQLDELMEIEEQLVSHVVQTVLRNRPNELKVLERDLSRLEKVEPPFPRISYDEAVELINQAAAQGCLVPPNNEPLPPLPWGDDFGAPHETFLASQFEKPVFVHHYPTAVKAFYMEPEPDRPEVCRSVDLLAPEGYGEITGGSERMSDPDLLVKAIERHHLPREAYEWYIDLRKYGSVPHSGFGLGIERVVAWICGIDHVRETIAYPRMLNRIYP is encoded by the coding sequence GTGGCCAGGATCGTACGAATCGAGGACATCGCCCGGCACGTGGGCGAAGAGGTGATCATCCGGGGCTGGCTGTATCACAAAACCGACAAAGGCCGGCTGCAGTTCTTGCAGGTACGCGATGGCACAGGCATCATGCAGGCCGTGGTGTTTCAAAAGAACGTGAGCCCACAGGCCTTCGAGAGCGCCCGTCGGCTGACGCAGGAGTCGTCGCTGATCGTCACAGGTACAGTACGCCAGGATCAGCGAGCACCGGGCATCCCTGGGGGCTATGAGCTGGACGTTCAGGATCTGACGGTCCTTCAGTTCGCGCAGGACTACCCGATCACCCCCAAGGAGCACGGCGTCGAGTTTTTGCTGGACCGTCGCCACCTGTGGATTCGCTCCAGCCGCCAGTGGGCCATCCTGCGCATTCGCGCCGAAATCATCCGGGCCATTCGCAACTGGCTGGACGATCACGGTTTCCTCTTGGTAGATACGCCCATCCTCACGCCGTCGGCTGCCGAGGGGACGAGCACCCTCTTTCCCACCGATTATCATGGCATTCCGGCATATCTAACCCAATCTGGCCAGCTTTATAACGAGGCCAACATCTTCGCTTTCGGCAAGGTGTATTGTTTCGGGCCGACCTTTCGGGCCGAGAAGTCGAAGACCCGCCGCCATCTGCAGGAGTTTTGGATGGTAGAGCCGGAGATCGCCTTTTGCCAGCTCGATGAGCTGATGGAGATCGAAGAGCAACTGGTGAGCCACGTAGTGCAAACAGTGTTGCGCAATCGCCCAAACGAGCTCAAGGTGCTGGAGCGCGATCTATCTCGGCTGGAAAAGGTGGAACCGCCGTTCCCGCGCATCTCCTACGATGAGGCGGTGGAGCTGATCAACCAAGCTGCCGCCCAGGGCTGCCTCGTCCCGCCCAACAACGAGCCGCTGCCGCCGCTGCCGTGGGGCGATGATTTCGGCGCACCTCACGAGACGTTCCTCGCAAGCCAGTTTGAGAAACCCGTGTTCGTTCACCACTACCCGACGGCGGTCAAAGCCTTTTACATGGAACCGGAGCCTGACCGGCCGGAGGTGTGTCGCAGCGTGGATCTGCTGGCACCGGAGGGATATGGGGAGATCACCGGCGGCTCGGAACGCATGAGCGATCCAGACTTGCTTGTGAAGGCCATTGAAAGGCATCATCTGCCGCGCGAAGCGTACGAGTGGTATATTGACCTGCGCAAGTATGGCTCGGTGCCGCATTCCGGCTTTGGACTAGGCATTGAGCGCGTGGTGGCTTGGATCTGCGGCATTGATCACGTGCGAGAGACCATCGCCTATCCTCGCATGCTTAACCGCATTTACCCTTAG
- a CDS encoding class I SAM-dependent methyltransferase, translating into MKPEIAQQLIQLNRRFYDQFADAFAASRPAPLPGVERLLAYVPDDSALLDVGCGHGQLVMALHRMGRRVRYIGVDASARLIEHARCLFSQLQCTTILAQFMVLDVTQPDWASYLPLRRYQVIALLALLHHIPGMGRRIELLHQVARCLAPDGVVLVSTWQFLHSERLRRRLQPWHLIGLHPEDVEPGDYLLDWQRDGCGLRYCAFIDAAALDRLAEAAGLRVAERFYAGQDDLNLCAVLRPLGHWLTAASF; encoded by the coding sequence GTGAAACCCGAAATCGCCCAACAGTTGATTCAACTCAACCGACGATTTTATGACCAGTTCGCCGATGCATTCGCGGCCAGCCGGCCAGCGCCGCTTCCCGGCGTAGAGCGGCTATTAGCTTATGTGCCCGATGACAGCGCGCTGCTCGATGTGGGTTGCGGCCACGGCCAACTGGTGATGGCGCTGCACCGGATGGGGCGCCGCGTTCGTTATATCGGGGTAGATGCCAGCGCACGGCTGATCGAGCACGCCCGCTGTCTGTTCTCCCAGCTCCAATGCACCACTATCCTCGCGCAATTCATGGTGCTGGACGTAACGCAACCCGACTGGGCCAGCTACCTGCCGCTCCGCCGATACCAGGTCATCGCCCTGTTAGCCCTGTTGCATCACATCCCTGGGATGGGCCGCCGCATCGAGCTATTGCATCAGGTGGCCAGATGCCTGGCGCCTGATGGGGTTGTGCTCGTTTCCACCTGGCAGTTCTTGCATAGCGAACGGCTACGTCGCCGGCTGCAACCATGGCATCTGATCGGATTACACCCAGAGGATGTGGAGCCAGGCGATTACCTGCTCGATTGGCAACGAGACGGTTGCGGACTGCGGTATTGCGCGTTCATTGATGCGGCGGCACTAGATCGGCTAGCCGAGGCCGCTGGCTTGCGCGTGGCTGAGAGATTCTACGCCGGTCAGGATGACCTCAACCTGTGCGCGGTACTTCGTCCGCTTGGCCATTGGCTTACCGCAGCCTCATTTTAA
- a CDS encoding tRNA uridine(34) 5-carboxymethylaminomethyl modification radical SAM/GNAT enzyme Elp3 gives MKYSTSADERLQRVVAAQQRWLSRRGRPFDLAVHMDALWAIIAAIREANPFTERTLSLLLNQHRPAPGQHFTKAQLVQAYRHFVAQGRLPFEREMLRRLQMKPVRTASGVTPVAVLTKPAPCPGQCIFCPTDVRMPKSYLSDEPGAMRALQNDFDPYRQVMSRIESLESIGHSVDKVELLILGGTWSAYPRSYQEWFVRRCLDALNGRDAPSLEEALAWNEHAPRRNVGLVIETRPDWITPQEVIRLRRLGVTKVQVGVQSLDDRILALNKRGHTVEEARRAVRLLRLGGFKIHLHWMPNLLGATPESDREDFARLWADPALRPDELKIYPCMLIAETELFHEWTRGAYRPYEEEELIELLIECKTMVPRYCRLNRVVRDIPAQDIVAGTRTSNLREVVQARMRARGLRCQCIRCREVRHRPVAEADLHLEVLSYETDATEERFISFVSGDDHLAGFLRLSLPRSEVSPEEQPQELRGAAVIREVHVYGPALGIGDDNAGEAQHRGLGARLIAEAERQARAAGYRRLAVIAAVGTRGYYRRFGFELGELYMAKAV, from the coding sequence ATGAAGTATAGCACAAGTGCAGATGAGCGGCTCCAACGTGTAGTGGCAGCTCAACAACGGTGGCTGAGCCGGCGCGGCCGGCCCTTTGATCTGGCCGTGCATATGGACGCGCTTTGGGCGATTATCGCTGCTATCCGAGAGGCCAACCCGTTTACCGAGCGAACCCTCTCGCTCTTACTGAATCAGCACCGACCGGCTCCCGGCCAGCACTTCACCAAGGCACAGTTGGTGCAAGCGTATCGTCATTTCGTGGCGCAAGGGAGGCTTCCATTTGAGCGGGAGATGTTACGCCGGCTCCAGATGAAGCCGGTGCGGACCGCATCAGGGGTGACGCCGGTGGCCGTGCTCACTAAGCCGGCCCCTTGCCCTGGCCAGTGCATCTTCTGTCCTACCGATGTGCGCATGCCCAAGAGCTACCTCAGCGATGAGCCGGGCGCGATGCGGGCACTCCAGAACGATTTCGACCCTTACCGCCAGGTGATGAGCCGGATCGAGAGCCTGGAGAGCATCGGCCACAGTGTAGACAAAGTGGAACTGCTCATCCTGGGCGGCACCTGGTCGGCCTATCCGCGATCGTATCAGGAATGGTTCGTCCGCCGGTGTCTCGACGCGCTCAACGGGCGCGACGCGCCTTCGCTGGAGGAGGCGTTGGCGTGGAACGAGCACGCGCCGCGTCGCAACGTGGGGTTGGTTATCGAGACGCGGCCAGATTGGATCACGCCACAAGAAGTGATCCGGCTGCGCCGGCTGGGCGTGACCAAGGTGCAGGTGGGCGTGCAGAGCCTGGATGATCGCATCTTGGCCCTTAACAAGCGGGGGCATACCGTGGAGGAGGCGCGACGGGCTGTGCGGCTATTGCGGCTGGGCGGCTTTAAGATCCACCTGCACTGGATGCCTAACTTGCTGGGCGCGACGCCGGAATCAGATCGAGAGGACTTCGCCCGCCTGTGGGCAGATCCAGCCTTGCGCCCTGACGAGCTGAAAATCTATCCCTGCATGTTGATCGCCGAGACCGAGCTGTTCCACGAGTGGACGCGAGGGGCCTATCGTCCCTATGAGGAGGAGGAGCTGATCGAGCTGTTGATCGAGTGCAAGACGATGGTGCCGCGCTATTGCCGGCTCAACCGGGTCGTCCGCGATATCCCAGCCCAGGACATCGTAGCCGGGACCCGCACCTCAAACCTGCGCGAGGTGGTTCAGGCCCGGATGCGAGCGCGCGGTTTACGCTGTCAGTGCATCCGCTGCCGGGAGGTGCGCCACCGTCCTGTGGCCGAGGCTGATCTCCATCTGGAAGTCCTCTCCTATGAGACAGATGCCACGGAAGAGCGATTCATCAGCTTTGTCTCGGGCGATGATCACCTGGCCGGGTTCCTACGCCTCTCGTTACCACGGTCAGAGGTGAGCCCGGAGGAGCAGCCGCAGGAGTTGCGAGGGGCTGCTGTGATCCGTGAGGTCCATGTCTATGGGCCGGCCTTGGGCATCGGGGATGATAACGCTGGAGAGGCACAACACCGAGGCCTAGGCGCACGTCTGATCGCGGAGGCAGAACGACAAGCTCGCGCGGCCGGGTATCGCCGGCTGGCCGTGATCGCCGCAGTAGGCACGCGCGGCTACTATCGCCGGTTCGGGTTCGAGTTGGGTGAGCTATATATGGCCAAGGCGGTGTAA
- a CDS encoding UxaA family hydrolase, giving the protein MQPPVTTFWGYRRRDGRVGVRNHVLVLPTVHCANTVVERIGQLLPEVVAIPHVYGCSQLGDDLAQSRRVLEEFARHPNVGAVLLIGLGCETMPTIEMAEQLAAEGVLVQRLTIQEEGGSRATFERGVGIARELLQEVAGAQRELVPLSELIVATECGGSDAWSGVTANPAVGIASDLVVASGGTVILSEVPEFIGAEHLLASRAATPEIGQQIVAAVLRREREAMRMGVDLRGAQPAPGNIAGGLTTIEEKSLGAIAKGGTTPVQEFVRYAHRPTKRGLVIMDTAGNDLESVTGMVAGGAQVVVFTTGRGSPTGCPIAPVIKVATNTPMYQRLREDMDINAGTVLEGEPLAEVGLRIFREIIDVANGKETAAEIWGHREFAIEVIGPRL; this is encoded by the coding sequence ATGCAACCGCCCGTCACCACCTTTTGGGGCTATCGTCGCCGCGATGGACGCGTCGGCGTGCGCAACCACGTGCTGGTCCTGCCCACAGTGCACTGTGCTAACACGGTGGTCGAGCGCATCGGCCAACTGCTGCCTGAGGTAGTGGCCATTCCTCACGTCTATGGCTGCTCGCAACTGGGTGATGACCTAGCCCAATCACGGCGAGTCCTAGAGGAATTTGCCCGTCATCCCAATGTGGGCGCAGTGCTTCTCATCGGCCTGGGCTGCGAGACCATGCCTACTATCGAGATGGCCGAGCAGTTAGCTGCGGAAGGGGTGCTTGTCCAGCGCCTAACGATCCAGGAGGAAGGTGGCAGCCGAGCCACCTTCGAACGCGGCGTAGGGATTGCCCGTGAGCTGCTACAGGAGGTGGCGGGCGCTCAACGCGAGCTGGTACCTCTATCTGAGCTGATCGTCGCCACTGAGTGTGGAGGATCCGACGCCTGGTCGGGCGTCACTGCAAACCCGGCCGTAGGCATCGCCAGTGATTTGGTGGTGGCATCAGGAGGGACGGTGATCCTATCCGAGGTGCCCGAGTTCATCGGAGCCGAGCACCTGCTGGCATCCCGCGCGGCCACGCCGGAAATCGGACAGCAGATCGTGGCGGCGGTGCTGCGGCGCGAGCGTGAGGCCATGCGGATGGGCGTGGACCTACGCGGCGCGCAGCCGGCGCCCGGCAACATCGCGGGCGGATTGACCACCATTGAGGAGAAGTCGCTGGGCGCCATTGCTAAGGGGGGCACAACCCCGGTACAGGAGTTCGTGCGCTACGCCCACCGTCCAACCAAGCGCGGCTTAGTCATCATGGACACCGCGGGCAATGACCTGGAGTCGGTGACTGGCATGGTAGCCGGTGGGGCCCAGGTGGTCGTCTTCACCACCGGGCGCGGCTCACCCACCGGCTGTCCCATCGCCCCAGTGATCAAGGTCGCCACGAACACACCCATGTATCAGCGGCTGAGAGAGGACATGGACATCAACGCCGGCACCGTGCTGGAGGGGGAACCACTGGCCGAGGTGGGGTTGCGCATCTTCCGCGAGATCATAGACGTGGCTAACGGCAAGGAGACGGCGGCCGAGATATGGGGACATCGGGAGTTCGCCATCGAGGTGATCGGGCCACGCCTGTAG
- a CDS encoding thymidine kinase, translating into MPSTHPETGWIELICGSMFSGKTEELLRRVRRAEIARQKVQLFKPSLDDRYGVTRIASHNGIARDNAIVVRSAREILERLEPDTTVVAVDEVQFFDWEIADVCNELANRGLRVICAGLDMDFRGEPFGPVPLLMAQAERMDKLHAICVRCGAEASRTQRLIDGRPARYDDPVILVGASEVYEARCRRCHEVPRES; encoded by the coding sequence ATGCCTTCCACGCACCCAGAAACGGGGTGGATTGAGCTGATCTGCGGCAGCATGTTCAGCGGCAAGACCGAGGAACTCTTGCGGCGCGTGCGACGAGCTGAGATCGCTCGGCAGAAAGTGCAACTCTTCAAGCCTAGTCTCGACGACCGCTACGGGGTGACGCGCATCGCCTCTCATAACGGGATCGCCCGCGACAACGCGATCGTCGTGCGCAGCGCGCGAGAGATCCTGGAGCGGCTGGAACCAGATACCACTGTGGTCGCCGTGGACGAAGTGCAGTTTTTCGACTGGGAAATCGCCGATGTCTGCAACGAGCTGGCCAATCGAGGGCTGCGAGTGATCTGCGCTGGCCTAGACATGGATTTCCGCGGTGAGCCGTTTGGCCCGGTGCCGTTGCTGATGGCTCAGGCCGAGCGCATGGATAAGCTCCACGCCATTTGTGTACGCTGCGGCGCGGAAGCCTCGCGCACACAACGCCTGATTGATGGTCGGCCGGCCCGTTATGACGACCCGGTGATCCTGGTAGGAGCCAGCGAGGTCTACGAAGCCCGCTGTCGTCGTTGTCACGAAGTCCCCCGCGAGAGCTGA
- the rpmE gene encoding 50S ribosomal protein L31 yields MREKIHPRWYPNARVVCACGNTWTVGATVPEIHTDVCSQCHPFFTGEQRIVDTAGQVERFMRRLEARDTLVAAQRAQAEAQAAAAEAERRARRRGESPEKAAELARQVAESARSRAE; encoded by the coding sequence ATGCGTGAGAAAATTCATCCTCGATGGTATCCCAACGCGCGCGTGGTCTGCGCGTGCGGTAACACTTGGACAGTAGGAGCTACGGTGCCTGAGATCCACACGGACGTCTGCTCCCAATGCCATCCGTTCTTCACGGGCGAGCAGCGCATTGTGGACACCGCCGGCCAGGTTGAGCGCTTCATGCGGCGCCTAGAGGCTCGCGATACGTTGGTGGCCGCTCAGCGCGCGCAAGCTGAGGCTCAGGCAGCCGCCGCAGAAGCTGAGCGTCGGGCTCGACGCCGTGGCGAGAGCCCCGAAAAGGCTGCCGAGCTCGCGCGCCAAGTAGCAGAATCAGCTCGCTCCAGGGCGGAATAG
- the rpmA gene encoding 50S ribosomal protein L27 yields the protein MAHKKGGGSSRNGRDSRSQRLGVKRFDGQWVTAGSILVRQRGTKIKPGKNVGVGGDDTLFALIDGYVKFEPHTRDQKRVSVYPQRVA from the coding sequence ATGGCACACAAAAAGGGTGGCGGCTCTAGCCGCAACGGTCGTGACAGCCGCTCTCAGCGCCTGGGTGTAAAGCGCTTCGATGGGCAATGGGTGACAGCGGGCAGCATCCTGGTCCGACAGCGCGGCACGAAGATCAAGCCTGGAAAAAATGTGGGCGTAGGGGGCGATGATACCCTATTCGCTTTGATCGACGGATATGTGAAGTTTGAGCCGCATACGCGTGATCAAAAGCGCGTCAGCGTCTACCCGCAGCGTGTGGCGTAG
- the rplU gene encoding 50S ribosomal protein L21 — protein sequence MYAIFETGGKQYRVSPGETIQVEKLDVPVGETITFDRVLLVADGENVRVGQPVVEGAMIRAHVLGQGKSRKVIVFRYKPKQRYRRKKGHRQPYTLLRIEAIEV from the coding sequence ATGTATGCGATTTTCGAGACCGGTGGCAAGCAGTACCGCGTGAGCCCTGGGGAGACGATCCAAGTGGAGAAATTGGACGTCCCCGTTGGTGAAACGATCACATTTGATCGCGTGCTTCTGGTAGCTGATGGCGAAAACGTTCGCGTTGGCCAGCCGGTAGTTGAAGGAGCGATGATCCGGGCTCACGTGTTAGGCCAAGGTAAATCCCGCAAGGTGATCGTGTTCCGTTACAAGCCAAAACAGCGATATCGGCGGAAGAAGGGACATCGTCAACCGTACACGCTTCTGCGGATTGAAGCGATCGAGGTGTAA
- a CDS encoding ABC transporter permease — protein MGVAPPRPSLWARIVRNFWVRRSSKAIFTIFVVVSLTFFLVRLMPANPIEVYINSLIEQFGLPYDQARNQAAALFAIDLDAPLFLQYLSYVRSLLRGDLGTSLLSAGTPVSSIILRFLPWTLFSVGTGLLVSFTLGIVLGMIMAYRRESVADHVLSALASVLSSVPNYLIAMMLVVFLGVQWKLVDIAAMRGSMSPGMQPGFHLAFIKDVLYHASLPILTYVITTIGTWMLTMKSSTISTLGEDYVTVAKARGLPERRITTAYVGRNAALPLFTQLTIAIGFIVGGSLLIESIFVYQGIGLVLLRSITQRDYPVMQGVFLIITISVIVANLLADVLYSRLDPRIKLGRGE, from the coding sequence ATGGGCGTTGCCCCGCCTCGGCCAAGCCTCTGGGCCCGGATCGTTCGCAACTTCTGGGTGCGTCGAAGTTCCAAGGCGATTTTCACCATCTTCGTTGTGGTCAGCCTGACGTTCTTCTTGGTGCGGCTAATGCCGGCTAATCCGATTGAGGTGTACATCAACAGCCTGATCGAGCAGTTCGGCCTCCCCTATGATCAGGCCAGGAACCAGGCGGCTGCCCTCTTCGCCATTGATCTCGATGCCCCCCTCTTTCTGCAGTATCTGAGCTATGTCCGCAGCCTTCTTCGCGGCGATTTGGGAACCTCGCTCCTATCGGCCGGCACGCCGGTATCCAGCATCATCCTGCGCTTTCTGCCTTGGACGCTCTTCAGCGTGGGCACTGGCCTCTTAGTGAGCTTCACGTTGGGCATCGTCTTAGGCATGATCATGGCTTACCGTCGCGAATCGGTGGCTGATCACGTGCTCTCGGCGCTGGCCTCGGTCCTCAGCTCCGTGCCCAATTACCTCATCGCCATGATGCTGGTGGTGTTCCTAGGCGTGCAGTGGAAGCTGGTGGACATCGCCGCCATGCGTGGCTCGATGTCTCCTGGGATGCAGCCTGGCTTCCACCTGGCCTTTATCAAGGATGTGCTCTATCATGCCTCGCTGCCCATCCTGACTTATGTGATCACCACCATCGGCACGTGGATGCTGACGATGAAGAGCAGCACCATCAGCACCCTGGGCGAGGACTACGTGACCGTCGCCAAGGCGCGAGGGCTGCCGGAGCGACGGATCACAACGGCGTATGTAGGGCGTAATGCGGCGTTGCCTCTTTTCACCCAGCTCACCATCGCAATCGGCTTCATCGTAGGCGGCTCTTTGCTGATCGAGTCCATCTTCGTGTATCAGGGGATCGGCCTGGTCTTGCTGCGTAGCATCACCCAGCGCGATTACCCGGTGATGCAAGGCGTGTTTCTGATTATCACGATCTCTGTGATCGTCGCCAACCTGTTAGCTGATGTACTGTACAGCCGGTTGGACCCTCGGATCAAACTGGGCAGAGGCGAATGA
- a CDS encoding ABC transporter permease, whose translation MTQAALVREPTLRDALENFAHSIITFLRLMARNPVGFVGFLVVVGFVLLSLVGPYFVELDLKTNVSKIYQPPSWEHPLGTDHQGRDIWAQIVHGGRDILYVAFLAGLISTLIAVLFGSLSALAGGTVDSVIMTITDIVLTIPQFPLLAVLAGFVRLNSLTLLALLLAILGWPTLLRAVRSQVLSLKERDYVEAAVALDMGLRHIIFSEILPNMMSYIIISFTLAMTGAIYAQVGLIFLGLVPMSGQNWAVMIQLAWVRGAIFFKDSIYYIMSPVLAIALFQLALVSMTRSLEEVFNPRLRAGV comes from the coding sequence ATGACCCAAGCGGCTTTGGTGAGAGAACCCACCCTGCGCGATGCGCTGGAGAATTTCGCCCACAGCATCATTACCTTCTTACGGCTGATGGCTCGCAACCCGGTGGGATTCGTCGGCTTTCTGGTGGTGGTAGGATTCGTGCTGCTGTCATTGGTAGGACCATACTTTGTGGAATTGGACCTTAAGACGAATGTGTCGAAGATTTACCAGCCTCCATCGTGGGAACATCCACTGGGCACTGACCACCAAGGGCGTGACATCTGGGCGCAGATTGTGCACGGCGGCAGGGACATTCTGTACGTCGCGTTTCTGGCCGGCCTTATCTCCACTCTGATCGCGGTCCTTTTTGGCTCCTTATCGGCTCTGGCGGGCGGCACGGTAGACTCGGTCATTATGACCATCACCGACATTGTCTTAACGATCCCGCAGTTTCCGCTGTTGGCGGTGCTGGCGGGGTTTGTCCGCCTGAATAGCCTGACGCTGCTGGCCTTGCTGCTGGCGATCTTAGGATGGCCTACGTTGCTGCGCGCGGTGAGATCACAGGTGCTTTCCCTCAAGGAGCGCGACTACGTAGAAGCAGCCGTGGCCCTGGACATGGGACTGCGCCATATCATTTTCTCCGAGATCCTGCCCAACATGATGAGCTATATTATCATCAGCTTCACCCTGGCGATGACCGGGGCGATCTACGCCCAGGTCGGGCTGATCTTCCTGGGGCTGGTGCCCATGTCAGGGCAGAACTGGGCTGTGATGATCCAGTTGGCCTGGGTGCGCGGCGCCATCTTCTTCAAGGACAGCATCTATTACATCATGTCACCGGTCCTGGCTATCGCCCTTTTCCAGCTTGCCTTGGTCTCCATGACCCGCAGCCTGGAAGAGGTGTTCAACCCACGGCTGCGCGCTGGAGTATGA
- a CDS encoding ABC transporter ATP-binding protein — protein sequence MRELAATSLSWSVESNGEAPLSVRDLWVEYQARRGAVQAVRGVSFDVRPGESLSLIGESGSGKTTLGLALIRLLAPTARIRHGQIVYRRNGQVYDILSLSPEEMRQFRWRECAMVFQSALNAFNPVLRIWDQINDTARAHGQADRKEIWKRAIDLLRFVQLDPERVILSYPHELSGGMRQRVLLALALLLNPQILILDEPTTALDILTQRSIIDLLRRLKEELRFAMIFISHDLSLAAELADRVATMYAGAIVELGEVHDIFYQPRHPYTLGLIRAVPTVTGGFEELSSIPGSPPDLIDLPPGCKFHPRCPFATERCTEEEPALMPVGPDHYAACFHWERVAQELEHNPVRRVVHTGE from the coding sequence ATGCGCGAGTTAGCTGCAACCAGCCTTTCGTGGAGCGTTGAATCTAATGGAGAGGCGCCCCTATCAGTGCGCGATCTTTGGGTTGAATATCAGGCGCGACGTGGCGCTGTGCAGGCGGTGCGCGGCGTCAGCTTCGATGTGCGCCCCGGGGAGAGCCTCTCGCTGATCGGGGAGAGCGGGTCGGGGAAGACCACGCTGGGATTGGCGCTGATCCGGCTGTTAGCGCCCACGGCGAGAATCCGCCATGGCCAGATCGTCTACCGACGCAATGGCCAGGTATACGATATCCTCTCGCTCAGCCCTGAGGAGATGCGTCAGTTTCGCTGGCGCGAGTGCGCCATGGTTTTTCAATCCGCGCTCAACGCGTTCAATCCGGTGTTGCGCATCTGGGATCAGATCAACGACACGGCCCGCGCTCACGGCCAGGCGGATCGCAAAGAAATCTGGAAGCGAGCTATCGATCTGCTGCGATTTGTTCAGCTCGATCCGGAGCGGGTGATCCTCTCGTATCCGCACGAGCTGAGCGGCGGGATGCGGCAGCGCGTGCTGTTGGCACTGGCTTTGCTGCTCAACCCGCAGATTCTAATCCTGGATGAGCCGACGACGGCTCTGGACATTTTGACTCAGCGTTCTATCATTGACTTGCTGCGCCGGCTGAAGGAGGAATTGCGCTTCGCCATGATCTTCATCTCGCATGACCTCTCGCTGGCGGCGGAGCTGGCCGACCGGGTGGCGACCATGTATGCCGGCGCCATCGTGGAGCTGGGCGAGGTGCACGACATCTTCTATCAGCCGCGCCATCCGTATACGCTAGGGCTGATCCGGGCTGTGCCGACGGTGACTGGAGGGTTTGAGGAGCTGAGCTCCATCCCAGGTTCGCCGCCCGATTTGATTGACCTGCCGCCCGGCTGCAAGTTCCACCCACGTTGTCCCTTCGCCACGGAGCGGTGCACGGAGGAAGAGCCCGCGCTGATGCCTGTAGGGCCAGATCATTACGCAGCCTGCTTCCACTGGGAGAGGGTAGCTCAGGAGCTAGAGCATAATCCCGTCCGTCGGGTTGTTCATACGGGGGAATGA
- a CDS encoding ABC transporter ATP-binding protein, with the protein MAEPLIALEHLSRTFGHGRQRVTAVDDISLTIGEGEIVCLVGESGCGKTTTGRMVAGLLRPSSGRILFKGRDIWQLGRREFRDYRRGVQIIHQDPYASLNPTHTVYKILSAPLFRHRLASNHRQARARARELLEIVDLTPPDDFLDKYPHQLSGGQRQRVSVARSLTVNPTFIVADEAVSMVDVSIRVSLLNMLYRLRERLGVTFLFITHDLALAKYFAWEGRIAVMYLGRIVEVGPTPEVINHPLHPYTQALLAAVPEADPEVTRRKKRVQLRSLDIPSLLALPPGCTFHPRCPLYQEGLCDAKRPALEMFTDSHAAACYLAGQKAA; encoded by the coding sequence ATGGCAGAACCCCTGATCGCGTTGGAACATCTCAGCCGGACCTTCGGCCACGGCCGGCAGCGAGTGACGGCGGTGGATGATATCTCGCTGACCATCGGAGAGGGCGAGATCGTCTGTCTGGTGGGTGAAAGTGGCTGCGGCAAGACGACGACGGGCCGTATGGTGGCCGGCCTGCTCCGACCGAGCAGCGGCCGCATCCTCTTCAAAGGGCGGGACATCTGGCAGCTGGGCCGGCGCGAGTTCCGAGATTACCGACGCGGCGTACAGATCATCCATCAGGATCCCTACGCCTCGCTCAATCCGACCCACACCGTCTACAAGATCCTGAGCGCGCCTTTGTTCCGCCATCGTCTGGCCTCCAACCATCGGCAGGCGAGGGCGAGGGCACGTGAGCTGTTGGAGATCGTAGACCTGACCCCACCTGATGATTTTCTGGACAAGTATCCGCACCAGTTGAGCGGGGGACAGCGGCAGCGCGTCTCGGTAGCCCGTTCGCTGACGGTCAACCCGACCTTCATCGTGGCTGATGAAGCGGTCTCCATGGTGGATGTGTCTATCCGAGTCTCCCTGCTCAACATGCTCTACCGGCTGCGTGAGCGCTTGGGTGTGACCTTTTTGTTCATTACGCATGACCTGGCGCTGGCCAAGTACTTCGCCTGGGAAGGGCGGATCGCCGTTATGTACTTAGGCCGCATCGTCGAAGTGGGGCCGACGCCCGAGGTGATCAACCACCCGTTGCACCCGTATACCCAGGCGCTGTTAGCCGCCGTGCCAGAGGCGGATCCGGAGGTCACACGCCGGAAAAAACGGGTGCAACTGCGGAGTCTGGATATCCCAAGCCTACTGGCCTTGCCGCCGGGCTGTACGTTTCATCCACGCTGCCCGCTGTACCAGGAGGGGCTTTGTGACGCAAAGCGCCCGGCGCTGGAGATGTTCACCGATAGCCATGCGGCCGCGTGTTACTTGGCTGGTCAGAAGGCGGCATAG